atttaGGATGGTTTAAATCAACTAGGTGTTTGAAACCAACATACAAAACCGCTGCTAGAAACCCAACAATTTGTTTAATTGGACTTTAGACTCCATTCCCTTAAGATACAGCCCTTGTGACAACTTCCTCATGTGATAACTAGCCCTAGTGTTCTCATATTTATTTTACCGTTCAATAACTGTTCACAGTTAAGAATGACTGAAATTACTATTACATGGACCACCAATGCTTCTAGTCTGCATCTGTTGCCATGAGTGTGAGGAATATGGCTTACCAACATaacagagaagagatgtcatagCGTGTCCCATTGGTCAGAGTCCTCCAGAACAGCGCGCTGTGTGCTGGAACAGCATGCGGTGTGGAGTGAGCGGAGAAGCGGTGAACCACTGTGTGTTTCTCTCCCGGCGAAACCGGATCCTCCGGTCCACCCCACCCCAGAGCTGCCTCCGCCTCCAACGCGCACATAAAGGGTGCGTTGTTACCTGCAGCCGAATCCGACACACTCCTGACGCCCCGCACGCTTCTCTGGAAGGAGAAACTTATTtatctacagtatttattcCGTCGAGCCACAGTTTCTTCTCTTAAGCTCCATCAGTATATTAATTTCTGCCCTGCACTCTTTTAATTTCCCTGCTTATAAAGTAAAACCAAATAACCCACGCGCAATGATGCCAAATCACACGCGCAAGAGCGCTGTTAGTATCAGAGGGAGGTGATCACAGCCTTGCAactatttgatgtttttatagAATAGTTCTATTAAAAAGTAAACTATCGCCTAAATAAATTTCCAGTAAAATGGACAAGTTATAAGCTAGTTGGTAGGCTATATTTCTTCTCAACGAATGAAAATAGCTCCAAAGCGTCAATTGCATGTCACCAAgcaagaaaacaagcagaacaGCGGATATCAGCGCAGCGGATTTCCACTTTGCtaaaggtgcagtcacatttGCCGCTGTTCAGGGAGTTGCATGGGCATTTCATTAGGAATTCATCCGAAGATTTCCGCACAGATTTCTGACAACAGTGTAGTAATTTGATTTTACTGAAATTTCACTATGACCATACCTGATACTCCACCCAAAcactcatcatttactcacttatAAATGTTCATATAATGAAATGTCAGATGTAACGGGTTGTGAATTGTGAGAAGTTATGGTCATCTGTGCTTTTCATGCTTCACAACGTGCTGACAGTGGCCAGAAGTGACGTTTTAAATAGTttcaaaactttaaaatatgAGTATTTTTCTCTCACAGACCTTTCTCAAAAGACATTGATTCCTCTACGGGGGTCTTATGGATTACCGTTATGTTCGTTATGGTTTTTGAAGAGTCAACTTTGAGTGACCCATCTCCTTGCATTATATGAACTCGCAGAGATGgaatatatttctaaaaatcTCCATTTGTtttctacagaagaaagaaagtcatacatcgGGGATGGCATGATGGTGAGTAGCCTAAATATGAGAATTTTCCATTTTGGGTGGAGTGTCCCTTTAAGAGCCATTACTAACCTAGGAGTTAAAATCAACGCtgaccttaaaggtgccatagaattgaaaattaaatttacctcggcatagttgaataacaagagttcagtacatggaaatgacatacagtgagtctcaaactccattgtttcctccttcttatgtaaatctcatttgtttaaaagacctccgaagaacaggcgaatctcaacataacaccaactgtgacgcaacatgttcaaggcattagacaagtcATTATTAGCAATAATGAATAGCATGCCCAATAAATGATTccgttattatttattaaattattcaaGCATCCTTGTTTTATtacttactaaaaaaaaatttctacACAGTAACAGATTCACTGAGTTCGGGTCTCTGGACTGGTCTGTATGCACCCCATTCATACCGGGTAACGAACAGTTGAAGCTATTCATCCCATACTGTTGAAGTCTATTTTAGGTTTGGATCAAGTTCGATTTCAGTTTGTGCTTTCTTGGACTAATCTGTAGATAGGTCTATATTTTCTAAAGCAAATAGGTGGTAAGAAAATTTGTATGACATTTGTTGTTGTAAATGCTATACTGATTAAAGTAGAAACAATGTGTAGAACAGCAATGAAAAGTTCTTTCATTCGCTTTTTTTCTCAATTCAATAGCTTAACAGCGCCTCCTAATGGCCAGCAAAGTGACATAGCAGGACACTTGGGAGTAATATCTACAGTACTACAGTGAGGTTATGCTATCCGTAAGCAAAATGCTGCCTTTTTATGAATTCAAAGTGCTTGACgatcaaaaaaatatgtatttttattgaattttgatgGAACAACACAACTTGTATTAAAAGAAATGATAAAATAAGCCTGCTTtgattaaaaatcatttaaatgttgCTCAGCATGAGACAAAAGTACCCTTAGGATTTTTCATTTAGTGATATAAAGGCAAAATTTGCCAtcttaattaaacattttcatcCATAAACTTCTACATGCCATCCATAAACTTTTAAGATAGATGTACTGAGAATGAGCTTCTGCCCTTTCAGTTTGAACATTACTTGACTGACATTTTTGTCACGCACACAGTAATTTACTACCAAAAAACaacatatagcctatatattgtATATGATTAATAGGGTGTACAAATCAACAATGCATTTCACATTCGTGAGAAAGGGAACTCGGACTGAAGCTGAATAAAATGTTGACAGGCTGTAAAGGGTTTCAAAGGTCAACCACAGAATTGGCTAATGTATGTTACTTGATCTCCAGCCTGTGTTTGCTACAAAATGTGAGATATGGGAGCCGTGGCATTCAGAAGGGGCCACTGGctgcttcattcattcatttagtgCTGTAACTTGGTAACAAGTATGCTTAAACATAGAGAAGCACAGGGCAGTTTAGTCTGAATAAAAGTTAcagttttggaccccattgactttcaatgTATGTGCAGAAAGCACTGGGactttttaaaagcatttgtttTTTCAATGGAGTAAAAACACACAGGTTTCAAACAACATGAAGATCAACACAGATCACAGATGTGTTATAAATTAAATGAAGAACATCTGTGGACTTTTAAGTCAAACCACACGTTTTACTTTGGATTCAAGCCATTTTCTCTTGTTATTCGGTGCTTTGGGTCATTGTCCTCCTGGCCTCTACGTCATTTCtcttaaaattaaacatttttggtTGCTCAATTTTTTAGGAGGGCCCAAACTCATTAGTGTCTAtgctgtttaaagggttagtttacccaaaaatgaaaattctgtcaataattactcaccctcatgtcgttccacacccgtaagaccttcattcatcctcagaacacaaattaagatatttttgatgaaatccaatggctcagtgaggcctgcattgacagcaagataattaactctttcaaatgtccagaaaggtatagtgtgtaactttttttggttaaaaatgatccaaaatcaatttctgagcaagtacataaccagccagtgttcaaaactatgttattatcttgtctcgattcacaacagtaagcttgtaataatgttttataataaaagcgacatggtggatttccgcgggaaattcaatCATGCAGCAGTttgtctgtgcgtcattacgtcacgtccgtaaacagaaaggaaggagtccaggctagtcggttttatcacatgaggatgctgctggtagcggcacatttatagccttttctcacagcagctggaataattaaacttatcattttgatggcagattgtaatccagaaaggtccaaatggaGATTCActcgtagtcaaaaagcaaaagactttggactgtggagtgactacagaaattgaaatctacaggtaatgctaatatacactaaatacacataaggcgtttctcaatgtcaaggatTCTTCCTTGGCAGGACTGGTCCTTCTAAGTCACTTCCTTCAGAGGCTAGGTGAGGCTCCTCTTTAGCATTCGGAGAACACGTAAATGGAACAGACTAGCAAGTGCACGtcattgcgtcattacgtcagtGAAAAGGTCTGCTTTCGGCGCTGAAAAATGCCTATGTGAATGACAGGGGGAGAAATAAAAAGAAGATTACACAGCTATCACTTCTGAACATTAAATAATTTGCTTCTCACTGATATCCGTTCGCCGCGGTGTCTCTCCCCCCGGTAAACAGCTGCTTGTTTTCTACACGGAGATGTATGAACGCCTCCGTTTGTTCCTTGGTCCCTGTTAAAAAAGATGAGAAAACTATGAATAACGCTGTGAATGGTATAATGGTATAATATTAACGTTAAATTACTTTGGACAACTTAACTAGTTATTTATAAAAGAAATGCCGGTGACGGCAACCAAGCTAACAATTGTTAAATGACGGTCCCGTTCAGTTAGCCATCAATaacgtaatttgtatttgtataatttataatatcaatACGGTAGTAATGTGTACTGGCATTTAaacgttaaactttatttatctgaCATATTTACTACAGTTATAACAAATGTTTGGTAATGTAAATATACTTACATTTGAAAGCAAATTGCCCGCTAAcgtccaacatttttttttaaattttttgaacAAGATCGCAAAGCAGCGCGCATAGGATTGTGGGTGATTTGAGAGCGCGAAGAGCGCGAAGGCTACACATATGCATCCTTTCCTGTGTACGGGATATTTTTCGAACGAAGGACTCAGTCCTTGTTTGAAATTCCGAGGATCCTCGACATTGGAACAGTCCTTCGACGGATGTCGATGACGTAGCATCCTCGAAATTCTGGCTTCCGAGGATCcttccttgacattgagaaacgcctatagtcacgcaatgctggagttgttaacattaacaatttgagaacaatataacagtaataataatttgcacagtttggcatgatccgagcttagcgatcgttagatttaatcattagcagcgcaatttattgtaggcctaatgcttttttcctcagttggtcagaacaaaagtggcagacatgttacttacttgttcagaggatattttccagtgaaaattcttatattggtcatactttcaagacgtagaatctgtgattctgaagtacagtatccggTGCGATGACTGACAGGAAAccttagattcatccgcgctgatgggcacaatgcacatacagataactgttccgcatatgattgcaattgcaggtttcaaacagagatggcgacaaagaggaaaaatcgcgaactgcagctttaaagacaTACcagtatttaaattatttaaaacagttcatgtgactacagtggttcaacctattgaaatttcgaaatgtttcgaaacacttatgacgtaacgaagcctcgtttactgaaatcacgtgactttggaagtttgatacgcgctccgaaccactgattcgaaacaaaagatttgtaaagcttcgaagcttcatgaaacagtgttttgaaatcacccttcACTTACTTcacagatattgttgaataaagtcattattttgttttttgttcttgtctcttcataacattaaggttgaaccactgtactcacatgaactgttttaaatatgtctttagtcgGCCtatacctttctgggcatttgaaagtgttaattatcttgctgtcaatgcaggccttcagattttatcaaaaatatcttaatttgtgttccaaagatgaacgaaggtcttacgggtttggaacgacatgtgggtaattaatgacagaattttcatttttgggtgaactttccctttaatcaatcaatcaatcaatcaatcaatctatctatctatctatctatctatctatctatctatctatctatctatctatctatctatctatctgtctgtctgtctgtctgtctgtgcatGGGACCCTGTGGAAATGGCTTTATGAAGTACTGAAATTatgttatttataatttaaaacaaatttggatgttttaatgaaaagttaattatttttaagtttaaaaagtTGAAAAGTCAGATAACCAAGAAAGATAGAAAGAGTGCACTTCATAAAGCCAGTGCCACTGTGTCCCGTACATATCCCAAAAAATGTCCAAGGATTTGGAAAAAAAGATCTTCCATGTCACTTCCTTCAGACTGCATCCTGTGCAGAGGATCACGTTCATGACTGTAGCAGAGGCGGAGTTTAGGGTCAAAGTTTTTCACAGAAAACAGATTGTTGCTCCTGAAAAAATGCTGCGTTAGCCATTAGCAACATCGTTTCAGCAACATAACAGGTAacgttaaatattattttggtGCTCTGTAACTTCTCGCTCGTTTTGAACTGAGCGAGCATTAAATTGTCTGATTGAGTGAATAATTTGAAAAATTGAAATGCCACTGTCGTATTCAAGTGacatcaaaaattaaaatgaccagATTAAAGTCTTGTCGTTGTCTTACATTTAATTGTCGTCACTTGTAAACAGTGCACGTGAAAAATTCGTTGACtttgaatgttaaaatgtcaCAGGAAATCACGAGTTATAGCCATAGACTGTAATATAGCTCAAGTCACGGATGAAAAGTGAGTGTTTTATGATGCGTGTCGACTGTGTCGCAGAAAAATAGCCTTAAACTGGCATTTTGTGTAGTCAGATGTGCTACACTTTTGTTGTATAAATTGTTTTGCATTGTTTTCTAAAATAGGTCCTCTGTTGAAGATTTTTGTAGATCGTGGCGTGCAAAACATTACCTCAAGCATATAAGATTTGAATACTGAAACGCCATTTAAAGTGGCGATAACTGCTTTCTTTTTATGTATAGGCTATTTATGATATGATTTTCCTACATGTGTTTGCCTCTTAATTTTTGTGAATTCAGTCATCCAAACTATAATTTCAGTATCATCAAAACTGTAGGCTATGTACTGCTGTTGGGTGACATACAAAGAAACTAATATCTATAATTTATGATTGATTATATGTGATTTTTCTATAGGCTATGCTACTGTTTACATTTTGCTGTTTCATTAATTGctttatatttaatactttctttaaatgttgtttaaatttaCGCCTGGAATGGTTATGACAACAATTAGCCTTGCTAGTAGTCAGTGAATTGTATGTTTCTTGTCATAGTGTTAgagttaaatgtttttttgttttataaaacaaGATTGTGCCTACATAAACtgactttaaaataataattacttgAGTAATAGTGTGACATCCAGCCCCGGTCGCAACAACATTCGGTTTAAGCCGTCTTCATGATCACAATTTAAGACAGTCACAAATCTAAATTCTGAATCAAATACACAATCAGGTGCTGTTCCATTTGTTTAGCGTTCAACTCATGTGACCCCTGAGGAAAATGTCCCGTTATTTGAAGCATTTCACAGCGGTGGGTGATGTGCAAAGCACCGCCGCCCAGTGGCATGACGATGAACCGCACGACGCCAGTGAAGATGTTGAGCTCGCCACAGGGCAGCACTTGGAACAGGTCAGCTTTAGGGACTCCCTACGCCGCCTCTACAAAACAGAGAGGTTTCAGGTAAATTATTACACTGTtgatatatatatgaatatttatatgtatatagatatagatataacattttgttttacatCAATGAATGTAACTTTGGACCATTATTTTGTTGATTAGATTGTTGTTGTGTGCTTGGTCGTCTTGGATGCCATTTTCGTTCTATGCGAGTTGCTTATTGACTTGTCTATCATTCAAGCAGATCATCACAGAATCGCCCCGCAGGTGAGTCCGCTTTAGAAGCCCAGTCAGCAACAAATGTAATGTGTCATGTGTCAACAGAAATATGACATGTCAACGATTATTCTGTGATTATCCACTATCCAATCGTTCCTATCATCATTCCAGGTATTCCACTATCTCAGCCTCGCCCTTCTCACGTTCTTTATGGTGGAGCTGTTTGGAAAAATCTACGCCTATCGCCTAGAATTCCTCCACCATAAGTTTGAGGTGTTTGATGGAATTGTGGTGGTGGTATCGTTCATCCTGGATATTGTATATATATCGAAGGAAGATGCATTTGATGCCATGGGGCTTCTGATCTTGCTCAGGCTGTGGAGAGTGGCCAGGATCATTAATGGTACGGGAATGATTTTTACCCAGCCATAGAGATCTGGATGTTTTTTCcccaataattttgtttttgggatttaaaaaaaaacaaaaaaaaaacgcctaaatattaaaaaccatcattttggatttaaaaaaaaaaaataggaaagAATGATACGAGAATGTGTACTTAAAATAATTTCCTCATTAAAGAATTATTGCGAATGTGATCAAGTCAGAAacataagtaaaatataaaattattggCATGTAATTGGCACAGTCTGAGCCTGGGGGTTCACCAAGGTTCTGTACTCGGtccattttacttaagtaattAATTATATGTTTATGTACATTATAACTAAAAATCTATATCTCTACAGACAAACTTTAAAGGTAGTTATACTTTCGGAACCTGCTGTTGAATGCTATTATCTTAAATGTTCTTGTCTGCTCTCTTTTAGGTATCTTGATCTCGGTGAAAAATCGTGCCCATCACAAAGTT
This genomic stretch from Megalobrama amblycephala isolate DHTTF-2021 linkage group LG2, ASM1881202v1, whole genome shotgun sequence harbors:
- the hvcn1 gene encoding voltage-gated hydrogen channel 1 gives rise to the protein MSRYLKHFTAVGDVQSTAAQWHDDEPHDASEDVELATGQHLEQVSFRDSLRRLYKTERFQIVVVCLVVLDAIFVLCELLIDLSIIQADHHRIAPQVFHYLSLALLTFFMVELFGKIYAYRLEFLHHKFEVFDGIVVVVSFILDIVYISKEDAFDAMGLLILLRLWRVARIINGILISVKNRAHHKVQKLKEINENLVHQVNDLQERNTKMNEENTRLRVLLKQHSIEF